From the genome of Candidatus Cloacimonadota bacterium:
TCTTTGATTATGGTTGAATTCGTCTGGGGAACGAATCTGGATTTTGCCGCACAGGATTTGCGCGATGCAATTGATCAGAGTTTGGATTATTTGCCAGGTGATGCAAAACGACCGATGGTGATGAAACATAATCTCTCTCAAATGCCAATTTTACTTTACGGCATTACCGGAATGGAAAATACTTACGAACTGCGAAAACTTATTGAAGATGAAGTAGAACCAAAACTGAAACATTTAGATGGTGTGGCATCAATTATGGTAATGGGCGGTAAAGAAGCAGAAAAGCAAGTAATAATTGATAAAGTCAAATTAGAACAAAATAATATCTCTATAAATGAAGTAGTAGCAATGCTGTCTGCTCAGAATCTAAATATGACTGGTGGATATGTTGAAAAAGGTCAAAATGAATTTCTGATGCGAACAATTGGAGAATATAAATCCATAAAAGAAATTGAAAATACTCCTATTTCAATGACTAATACCGGTAAAGTAATATATGTTAAGGATATTGCAAAAGTTGTGGATGGATTCAAGGAAAAGAGATATTATATACGAACTAATGGCAAACCAACTGTAATGATGATGGTCTCTAAAGAATCGGGTGCAAACACATTAACAGTTTCAGAAAGCGTAAAAAAAGAATTGGAAATAATAAAAACGGAATTGCCAGGTTCTATTCAGTTCGCTGAAATTTTTGACCAGGGAGATATTGTCTCACGAATTACTTCAGAAACTGGAAACGCCTTAATATTCGGTGCAATCCTCGCCATACTTATTATGTTCATATTTTTACGAAACTGGCGACCGACTTCTGTAATATCATTAGCGATTCCCATTTCCGTGATAGCCACATTCATCCCAGTTTATCTGGCAAAATATTCTCTCAATATAATGACATTAGGAGGATTGGCATTGGGTGTGGGAATGCTTGTTGATAATGCTATTATTGTAATTGAAAACATCTATCGGCATCTTGAAAAGGGTGAAAAGAATATACCAGCCGCAAAAATCGGTGCATCGGAAGTCGGAATGGCAATCACAGCATCAACATTAACAACCATTGCCGTGTTTGCTCCGATGATTTTTACTCATGGACTTACAGCTCAACTTGTGCGCGGTCTTGCTTTGACCGTTGCTTTTGCACTTTTCGCTTCTTTATTCGTTGCATTAACCATTGTTCCTTTGATTGCATCTATGATTTTCAAAAGAAGAGCAACAGGCAAAGAATATCAACAAGCTTCTGGCAGGTTATTCATAGGCATTAGAAACAAATATTTAAAATTACTTGCCTGGTCCTTAAGGCATAGGGTCAAAACATTAGTTGCAATGGTTATTATATTTATTATTGCTATTGCTCTTATCCCTTTAATTGGCACAGAATTCATCCCCAAAACAGATATGCCAATGCAAACATTAAATATAAGAACACCAGTAGGAACAAGTCTTGAAGAAACGAACTTTTTTGTATCTCAAATGGAAGATATCATTGGAAATCTAAAAGAAGTAAAATATGTTATGTCATTAGTAGGTCCAATGACCGAGGCTGGAGCTGCATCAGACCCGACCAATCCGCAAAGTTCAAACGAATCACAAGTATTTTTCCGTCTGTATGATAAAGAAGAAAGAGAAAGAAGCTCCGAAGAAATACTGGACGAAATAAGAAGCAAAATACCGAAATTTGAAGGTACGAAAATAACTTTTTTAGATATGTCCGGGCAAATGATGGGCGGAACCGAATCGCCGATTTCTATTAAATTGTTTGGAAAGGACCTATCAGTTTTGAAATCAATTAGTAAGGAAATTGAGAACAGGATTACAAATGTTGAAGGTATTTGTGATGTTGATAATTCATTTAAAGAAGCCAAACCGG
Proteins encoded in this window:
- a CDS encoding efflux RND transporter permease subunit, which codes for SLIMVEFVWGTNLDFAAQDLRDAIDQSLDYLPGDAKRPMVMKHNLSQMPILLYGITGMENTYELRKLIEDEVEPKLKHLDGVASIMVMGGKEAEKQVIIDKVKLEQNNISINEVVAMLSAQNLNMTGGYVEKGQNEFLMRTIGEYKSIKEIENTPISMTNTGKVIYVKDIAKVVDGFKEKRYYIRTNGKPTVMMMVSKESGANTLTVSESVKKELEIIKTELPGSIQFAEIFDQGDIVSRITSETGNALIFGAILAILIMFIFLRNWRPTSVISLAIPISVIATFIPVYLAKYSLNIMTLGGLALGVGMLVDNAIIVIENIYRHLEKGEKNIPAAKIGASEVGMAITASTLTTIAVFAPMIFTHGLTAQLVRGLALTVAFALFASLFVALTIVPLIASMIFKRRATGKEYQQASGRLFIGIRNKYLKLLAWSLRHRVKTLVAMVIIFIIAIALIPLIGTEFIPKTDMPMQTLNIRTPVGTSLEETNFFVSQMEDIIGNLKEVKYVMSLVGPMTEAGAASDPTNPQSSNESQVFFRLYDKEERERSSEEILDEIRSKIPKFEGTKITFLDMSGQMMGGTESPISIKLFGKDLSVLKSISKEIENRITNVEGICDVDNSFKEAKPELHIHIDRDKAFHYGLTTAQVASAVKTATYGTIAGIFRQAGDEINILVRLKEESRNSLQDIENISITSSRQVGRFTIPLKQIASIKMGEGPIKISREHKTRKVTISANVVGRDLGSTVNEIQTIIKDIKDNLPIGYFIEFGGAYKDMKETFVTLSYALLLAALLVYVILSSLFESFKQPFVIMFTLPLAYIGVIFILLLTGTTLNALSFVGIIILSGIVVNNAIVLIDHINLLRRSGMDNHKAIIQAGSDRMRPVLITAITTIGGMFPMAISTGQGSGLRAPMALSVIGGLITATFFTLVIIPTIYTVVERISFKRKKGIMKKLQGKDEK